Proteins found in one Bartonella krasnovii genomic segment:
- a CDS encoding glycerophosphodiester phosphodiesterase, which translates to MSEKKIVAHRGGAHLYPENTFSAFINAIALGVDEIECDVHLLKSGEVVVFHDFRLDQLVGKKGYIHDIDNETRKQLCVKGSQEAPPLLEEVLDLLGPTNVGLHLEIKTCGEVERETILSQKALALIKNRNLTERVSAISFDPLILRPFIEAGIPSGPCVDHVEDDMDRHFSEWKQLGYSDLSLDGSIVSQDFIEAALETGFTVGVWTINGKARLSHWLNMPVHYITTDQPDLALQLRAQR; encoded by the coding sequence ATGTCTGAGAAAAAAATTGTTGCACACCGTGGTGGAGCGCATCTTTATCCTGAAAATACCTTTTCAGCATTTATTAACGCTATAGCGTTAGGCGTTGATGAGATTGAATGTGATGTTCATTTGCTGAAAAGTGGTGAGGTGGTTGTTTTTCATGATTTCCGTCTAGATCAATTGGTTGGCAAAAAGGGATATATTCACGATATTGATAATGAAACACGCAAACAACTCTGCGTGAAAGGAAGCCAAGAAGCACCTCCTCTGCTAGAAGAGGTACTTGATCTTTTAGGTCCAACCAATGTTGGCTTGCATCTTGAAATCAAAACATGTGGTGAAGTGGAGCGTGAAACAATCTTATCTCAAAAAGCGCTTGCACTCATAAAAAATCGAAACTTAACAGAACGGGTTTCTGCCATTAGTTTTGATCCTTTGATCCTTCGTCCTTTTATTGAAGCAGGAATACCATCTGGTCCATGTGTTGACCATGTTGAAGATGATATGGATCGTCATTTTTCTGAATGGAAACAATTGGGTTACTCTGATTTAAGTTTAGATGGTTCCATTGTCTCACAGGATTTTATTGAAGCAGCTCTTGAAACTGGTTTTACTGTAGGGGTATGGACAATCAACGGAAAAGCTCGATTATCACATTGGCTTAATATGCCAGTACATTATATTACGACAGATCAACCTGATCTTGCATTACAATTGCGTGCACAAAGGTAA
- the guaB gene encoding IMP dehydrogenase — MAKIVETGTGALALTFDDVLLQPGHSLVMPSQVDLGTRIAADIKLNLPLLSAAMDTVTESRLAIAMAQAGGLGVIHRNMSPAEQAEEVRQVKKFESGMVVNPVTIGPDATLEEAKTLMRFHGISGIPVVENSIKGETAGRLVGILTNRDVRFASDPKQKIYELMTHENLITVRENVQLNEAKYLLHHHRIEKLLVVDEQNRCVGLITVKDIEKAKLNPNAAKDSQGRLRVAAASSVGNDGIERAERLIDAGVDVLVIDTAHGHSQRVLETVERIKKMASSPAVIAGNVATAQATQALIDSGADAVKVGIGPGSICTTRIVAGVGVPQLAAIMNAAEVAEKADIPIIADGGIKASGDFAKALAGGACAAMIGSLLAGTEESPGEVYLYQGRSFKAYRGMGSVGAMARGSADRYFQDDVRDELKLVPEGVEGQVAYKGPIASVLHQLAGGLRASMGYVGAKDLVEFRKKATFVRITNAGLHESHTHDVSITRESPNYRGPV; from the coding sequence ATGGCAAAGATTGTTGAAACGGGAACAGGGGCATTGGCACTGACTTTTGATGATGTACTTTTACAGCCAGGTCATTCTCTTGTTATGCCTAGTCAAGTGGATCTTGGGACGCGTATTGCAGCTGATATTAAGCTCAATTTGCCATTACTTTCCGCTGCAATGGATACGGTAACAGAATCGCGTTTAGCAATTGCTATGGCTCAAGCTGGTGGTCTTGGGGTTATTCATCGTAATATGTCTCCTGCAGAGCAGGCAGAAGAAGTCCGCCAAGTAAAAAAGTTTGAATCTGGTATGGTTGTTAATCCAGTTACAATTGGACCTGATGCAACCCTTGAAGAAGCGAAAACTTTGATGCGCTTTCATGGCATTTCAGGTATTCCGGTTGTTGAAAATAGTATTAAAGGTGAGACTGCTGGACGGCTTGTTGGTATTTTGACCAATAGGGATGTTCGTTTTGCATCGGATCCAAAACAAAAAATTTATGAATTAATGACGCATGAGAATTTGATCACAGTGCGTGAAAATGTTCAACTCAATGAAGCAAAATATCTTTTACATCATCATCGTATTGAAAAACTATTGGTTGTGGATGAACAAAATCGTTGTGTCGGTCTGATAACAGTTAAGGATATTGAAAAAGCAAAATTAAATCCAAACGCGGCTAAAGATTCTCAAGGGCGCTTGCGTGTTGCAGCGGCTAGTAGTGTTGGGAATGATGGCATTGAACGTGCTGAACGTCTCATTGACGCAGGTGTTGATGTGTTGGTGATTGATACAGCGCATGGACATTCTCAGCGTGTGCTAGAAACTGTTGAACGGATTAAAAAGATGGCTTCCTCTCCAGCTGTTATTGCTGGGAATGTCGCGACCGCTCAAGCAACGCAAGCATTGATTGACAGTGGTGCAGATGCGGTAAAAGTTGGTATTGGTCCTGGCTCTATTTGTACAACGCGTATTGTTGCTGGCGTTGGTGTTCCTCAACTTGCAGCTATTATGAATGCTGCAGAAGTTGCTGAAAAAGCGGATATCCCCATCATTGCGGATGGCGGGATCAAAGCATCGGGTGATTTTGCTAAAGCTTTAGCGGGGGGGGCTTGTGCAGCAATGATCGGTTCTCTTTTAGCGGGGACAGAAGAAAGTCCTGGTGAAGTTTATCTTTATCAAGGTCGATCTTTTAAAGCCTATCGCGGTATGGGATCTGTTGGTGCTATGGCACGAGGATCAGCAGATCGCTATTTTCAAGATGACGTTCGTGATGAGTTGAAGTTAGTTCCTGAAGGTGTAGAGGGTCAAGTGGCCTATAAAGGTCCTATAGCATCAGTGCTCCATCAGCTTGCTGGTGGGCTGCGTGCTTCGATGGGTTATGTTGGGGCAAAAGACCTCGTAGAGTTTCGTAAAAAAGCAACGTTTGTTCGTATTACTAATGCGGGCCTCCATGAAAGCCATACGCATGATGTTTCGATCACACGGGAGAGTCCAAACTATCGAGGCCCAGTTTGA
- the guaA gene encoding glutamine-hydrolyzing GMP synthase: MSISHPDTVLIIDFGSQVTQLIARRVRAMGVYCEIVPFQLALEAVRRINPQAIILSGSPYSVIDEGSPRAPIEIFESGIPILGICYGEQVMCVQLGGKVEAGHEREFGRAFLEIQEESALFDGVWEKGSRYQVWMSHGDRVAALPEGFRVIGTSKGAPYAAIADEKRHFYAVQFHPEVIHTPDGTKLLQNFIHKISAIKGNWSMASYREQAVATIRQKVGKSRVICGLSGGVDSSVVAVLLHEAIGDQLTCILVDHGLMRKNEAQEVLTLFRDHYNIELIHVDAADIFLNALEGETDPEKKRKTIGRLFIEVFEEETKKIGGAEFLAQGTLYPDVIESVSAIGESVTIKSHHNVGGLPEQMNMKLVEPLRELFKDEVRLLGRELGLPEQFIGRHPFPGPGLAIRCPGAVTREKLEILREADAIYLEEIRKADLYDEIWQAFAVLLPVQTVGVMGDGRTYEFVCALRAVTSVDGMTADFYPYDMAFLSKTASRIINEVRGINRVVYDVTSKPPGTIEWE; this comes from the coding sequence ATGAGCATATCACATCCAGACACTGTTCTTATTATTGACTTTGGTTCACAAGTTACACAACTCATTGCGCGACGAGTTCGAGCAATGGGGGTATACTGTGAAATTGTTCCTTTTCAATTGGCTTTAGAAGCCGTGCGTCGCATAAATCCTCAAGCTATTATTTTATCAGGCAGTCCTTATTCCGTTATTGATGAAGGCTCCCCGCGTGCTCCAATAGAAATTTTTGAGTCTGGTATTCCGATTCTTGGTATTTGTTATGGGGAGCAAGTTATGTGTGTTCAGCTTGGAGGAAAGGTTGAAGCTGGCCATGAGCGTGAATTTGGTCGTGCTTTTTTAGAAATCCAAGAGGAGAGTGCCCTTTTTGATGGAGTGTGGGAAAAGGGTTCTCGTTATCAAGTATGGATGAGTCACGGTGATCGTGTGGCAGCTTTACCAGAAGGTTTTCGTGTCATAGGAACTTCAAAAGGAGCTCCCTATGCGGCTATTGCTGATGAGAAAAGACATTTTTATGCAGTACAGTTTCATCCTGAAGTGATCCATACACCGGACGGTACAAAACTTTTACAAAATTTTATTCATAAGATCTCTGCGATTAAAGGCAATTGGTCAATGGCTTCTTATCGTGAGCAGGCTGTTGCGACAATACGACAAAAAGTCGGGAAAAGTCGAGTGATTTGCGGTCTTTCAGGAGGAGTGGATTCTTCTGTTGTAGCAGTGCTTCTTCATGAAGCCATAGGAGATCAATTGACATGCATTTTGGTTGACCATGGATTAATGCGTAAGAATGAGGCGCAGGAAGTTCTTACATTATTTCGCGATCACTATAACATAGAGCTTATTCACGTTGATGCTGCTGATATATTTCTTAATGCTTTAGAAGGTGAGACAGATCCAGAGAAAAAGCGCAAAACGATAGGGCGCCTTTTTATTGAAGTTTTTGAAGAAGAAACTAAAAAAATAGGAGGTGCAGAGTTTTTAGCACAGGGAACACTTTATCCAGATGTTATTGAGAGTGTTTCTGCTATTGGTGAATCGGTCACCATTAAAAGCCATCATAATGTGGGGGGCTTACCAGAACAGATGAATATGAAACTTGTAGAACCGTTGCGTGAGCTCTTTAAGGATGAGGTTCGCTTGCTAGGACGAGAGTTAGGCTTACCTGAGCAGTTTATTGGTCGCCATCCTTTTCCAGGTCCAGGTCTTGCAATTCGCTGTCCAGGGGCTGTGACCCGTGAAAAATTAGAAATTTTACGTGAAGCAGATGCTATCTATCTTGAGGAAATTCGTAAAGCCGATCTTTATGATGAAATTTGGCAAGCTTTTGCTGTTCTTCTTCCTGTCCAGACTGTCGGAGTGATGGGGGATGGTCGCACGTATGAATTTGTTTGTGCGCTTCGCGCTGTCACATCTGTCGATGGAATGACCGCTGATTTTTATCCCTATGATATGGCATTTTTAAGTAAGACAGCATCACGCATTATTAATGAAGTTAGAGGGATTAATCGTGTTGTTTATGATGTAACCTCAAAGCCTCCTGGGACCATTGAATGGGAATAA
- a CDS encoding KpsF/GutQ family sugar-phosphate isomerase, which yields MTIPFPHRALQGAVASALKTFASEKQGLEALEAALLGSLSSSFEAAVQTIKNAPGHVVITGLGKSGHIGTKIAATLASTGTPAFFVHAAEANHGDLGMIGSDDVILALSWSGETQELSGIMSYAARFRIPLIAMTSSELSVLGRQADIVLLLPKIEEACPHGLAPTTSTIMQLAMGDALAVSLLEMRGFTKTDFKIYHPGGSLGASLKYVCDIMHEGDCIPLVMQGTAMTEAMNVLVEKHFGCVGVINSKGELIGIVTDGDLARNIHFNLSKFNVDEVMTKEPKVVKPNTLVGAAMAFINDHHIGAFFVVEDKKPIGIVHFHDLLRIGAA from the coding sequence ATGACAATACCATTTCCTCATAGGGCTTTACAGGGTGCTGTCGCATCGGCACTTAAAACATTTGCCAGTGAAAAGCAAGGGCTTGAAGCCCTTGAAGCAGCTCTTCTTGGCAGTCTTTCATCTTCTTTTGAAGCAGCTGTTCAAACCATTAAAAATGCTCCCGGACATGTGGTTATTACGGGTCTTGGAAAAAGTGGTCATATCGGGACAAAAATTGCAGCAACCTTAGCTTCAACTGGAACACCTGCTTTTTTTGTTCATGCTGCAGAAGCCAATCACGGTGATCTTGGTATGATTGGATCTGATGATGTGATTCTTGCTTTATCATGGTCTGGTGAAACGCAAGAATTAAGTGGCATTATGAGTTATGCAGCCCGTTTTCGTATCCCTCTGATTGCCATGACATCAAGTGAGCTCTCTGTATTAGGGCGACAAGCTGATATTGTTCTCTTATTACCAAAGATAGAAGAGGCCTGCCCTCATGGTTTAGCCCCTACAACTTCAACAATTATGCAATTGGCAATGGGAGATGCATTAGCAGTTTCTCTTTTAGAAATGCGTGGTTTTACCAAAACCGATTTCAAAATATATCATCCTGGTGGCTCTCTTGGTGCAAGCCTTAAATACGTGTGTGATATTATGCACGAGGGTGATTGTATTCCTTTGGTTATGCAGGGAACAGCTATGACTGAAGCTATGAATGTTTTGGTAGAAAAACATTTTGGTTGTGTTGGTGTTATCAACTCAAAAGGTGAACTCATTGGAATTGTAACCGATGGTGATCTGGCTCGGAATATTCATTTTAATTTATCAAAATTTAATGTTGATGAGGTGATGACCAAAGAGCCTAAAGTTGTAAAGCCAAATACACTTGTTGGTGCAGCAATGGCTTTTATTAATGATCATCATATTGGTGCATTTTTCGTGGTTGAGGATAAAAAACCGATAGGAATTGTTCATTTTCATGATCTTTTGCGCATCGGTGCTGCTTAG
- a CDS encoding phospholipase D family protein yields MTLLQIIIGFILFFFIASMLAIYTYGRFVKSARGESSYALPIQKDETKLDRIVSQLAEKENGLGVNKDALSLIISNLDAFCVRSIGAAEAGRSLDLMYYIWDDDLTGRLLLSEIVEAADRGVRVRLLLDDINAQARDPAYIALDKHPHIEVRVFNPGRSRKGGLRRGLEIILRAITVTRRMHNKAFIVDGRVAFVGGRNLADSYFDAAEESHFRDLDLMLIGPSVKKVESIFDDFWNSAVVLPIHTLVIPKGASDLSYWKDKLRKFRDSKVAKVYLDYVKEHINFDCFIQTGKRLFLADKVVVLSDPPEKALRKKASNWLMKALSKVIGNAQNTVQITSPYFVPGKVGTQNFSNLVSKGVDVKILTNSLAATDVALVHGGYVPYRKALLKSGVKLYELKAEGNSHGLRLFRSSKASLHAKAFLVDRKTAFIGSLNFDPRSAALNTEMGILFECAPITARLDLLFCEETTGEMSYHLRLGKDNRIYWDFIENEKKYSIDYEPESNFWRRAFAKIISWLPIESQL; encoded by the coding sequence TTGACTCTTTTACAGATTATTATTGGTTTTATTCTCTTTTTTTTTATTGCATCTATGTTGGCAATTTACACCTATGGGCGTTTTGTAAAAAGTGCTAGGGGAGAATCTTCTTATGCATTGCCTATTCAGAAGGATGAAACCAAGCTTGATCGTATCGTTAGTCAATTGGCTGAGAAAGAAAATGGTTTGGGGGTTAATAAAGATGCTCTTTCCCTCATCATCAGCAATTTAGATGCATTTTGTGTTCGTTCAATAGGTGCGGCAGAAGCTGGACGTAGCCTTGATCTGATGTATTATATTTGGGACGATGATTTAACGGGGCGTTTATTATTAAGTGAAATAGTTGAGGCTGCTGATCGGGGCGTTCGGGTGCGATTGCTGTTGGATGATATTAACGCTCAGGCACGTGATCCAGCTTATATTGCACTGGATAAACATCCTCATATTGAGGTGAGAGTATTTAATCCAGGGAGATCGCGTAAAGGTGGTTTACGCCGCGGTTTAGAGATTATATTACGGGCAATTACTGTAACACGTAGAATGCATAATAAAGCTTTTATTGTTGATGGCAGAGTCGCTTTTGTAGGAGGACGTAATCTTGCAGATTCTTATTTTGATGCTGCTGAAGAATCTCATTTTCGAGATTTAGATTTGATGTTAATCGGTCCCTCCGTTAAAAAGGTAGAAAGTATTTTTGATGATTTTTGGAATAGTGCTGTTGTTTTGCCAATTCATACTTTGGTTATTCCTAAAGGCGCAAGCGATCTTAGCTATTGGAAGGATAAACTACGAAAATTTCGGGATTCTAAGGTTGCAAAAGTTTATTTAGATTATGTCAAGGAGCACATTAACTTTGATTGTTTTATCCAGACAGGAAAGCGGTTATTTTTAGCTGATAAAGTTGTTGTTCTTTCTGACCCTCCAGAAAAAGCATTGCGTAAAAAAGCGAGCAATTGGCTTATGAAGGCCCTTTCAAAGGTTATTGGAAATGCCCAAAATACAGTTCAAATTACTTCACCTTATTTTGTTCCTGGTAAAGTTGGAACGCAGAATTTTAGTAATTTGGTTTCAAAAGGTGTTGATGTCAAAATTCTCACAAATTCTTTGGCCGCGACTGATGTAGCATTAGTGCATGGTGGTTATGTCCCGTATCGTAAGGCATTGTTAAAAAGTGGTGTTAAGCTTTATGAATTAAAAGCAGAAGGCAATTCCCATGGGTTACGATTGTTTCGATCGAGTAAGGCAAGTTTACATGCCAAAGCTTTTTTAGTTGATCGTAAAACAGCTTTTATTGGATCTTTAAACTTTGATCCCAGATCAGCAGCGCTCAATACAGAAATGGGCATTCTTTTTGAATGTGCTCCCATTACAGCAAGGCTAGATTTGTTGTTTTGTGAAGAAACGACGGGCGAAATGAGCTATCATCTTCGTCTTGGTAAGGATAATCGTATTTATTGGGATTTTATTGAAAATGAAAAAAAATATAGCATTGATTATGAGCCAGAAAGCAATTTTTGGCGTCGCGCATTTGCAAAAATAATAAGTTGGTTACCGATTGAATCACAATTGTAA
- a CDS encoding UTP--glucose-1-phosphate uridylyltransferase: MHKIRKAVFPVAGLGTRFLPATKTVPKEMLTVVDKPVIQYVVDEAREAGIEHFIFVTGRNKAVIEDYFDAQVELYTRLAECGKKEDLAHLYRLQPLPGTTSFTRQQKPLGLGHALWCARELVADEPFALLLPDMLIQAKKGCLSEMISLYERTGGGNIIAVQECDPRETHKYGIVGKGKQIANGFKITKMVEKPALGTAPSNLYINGRYILQPEIFNILSTQERGAGNEIQLTDAMIRLSNEQDFWGFQLDGRTFDCGSKAGFVEANVAFSLARADMHSHVSASLKNLLETIKVEQ; this comes from the coding sequence TTGCATAAAATTCGGAAAGCAGTATTCCCCGTAGCCGGTCTTGGTACACGTTTTCTTCCTGCAACAAAAACTGTTCCTAAAGAAATGCTAACAGTTGTTGATAAGCCTGTTATTCAATATGTTGTGGATGAGGCTCGGGAAGCTGGCATTGAGCATTTTATTTTTGTGACTGGACGCAATAAAGCAGTCATTGAGGATTATTTTGATGCGCAAGTTGAATTATATACAAGGCTTGCTGAATGTGGAAAAAAAGAAGATTTGGCGCATTTATACCGTTTACAGCCGTTGCCAGGGACAACTTCTTTTACGCGGCAACAGAAACCTCTGGGGTTAGGGCATGCGCTTTGGTGCGCGCGTGAATTGGTTGCAGACGAACCTTTTGCTCTGTTATTACCTGATATGTTGATACAAGCAAAAAAGGGGTGTCTTTCTGAGATGATAAGCCTTTATGAAAGGACGGGAGGGGGAAATATTATAGCAGTTCAAGAATGCGATCCTAGAGAAACCCATAAATATGGTATTGTGGGGAAAGGCAAACAGATTGCCAATGGTTTTAAAATTACAAAAATGGTAGAAAAACCAGCGCTTGGAACGGCACCATCAAATTTATACATCAATGGACGTTATATTTTGCAGCCAGAAATTTTTAATATTCTTTCCACTCAAGAACGAGGAGCAGGAAATGAAATTCAACTAACAGATGCGATGATAAGGCTTTCAAACGAACAGGATTTTTGGGGTTTTCAATTAGACGGGCGCACTTTTGATTGCGGTTCTAAAGCTGGTTTTGTTGAAGCTAACGTTGCTTTTTCTTTGGCACGTGCTGATATGCACAGCCATGTTTCTGCCTCATTGAAAAATTTACTAGAAACCATTAAAGTTGAACAATGA
- a CDS encoding sigma-54-dependent transcriptional regulator, with product MVGPILVASEDYGRRIELSAMLRGFGYRVIEAENGLRTIDLLHRRKNIVLALLDVVMSDLSVSDLIKMIRVAGVSVPIVVIAQQENQDLLQKALTAGAIDYWIHPVTLLRVRVTLDILALISALEHEVRDIRRKKENHLCFSDLCIKSKTMQIVLEQSRTAATTSQNLLIEGEIGTGRETLARIIHHEGLFSKGDFIRFQCSAIVDPEEENQHWFKEFLPLVSSLKNGTLCLCDIDRLEPIQQKRFAHYLKEREKDTKGELFPFRIIAISTSRLKDLVKENCFLHSLFEQFSHLSISVPALRELRDDFPEITQRLIDRIITETGRSHVHGLAGSALSLLMQYDWPGNRNELENFLFRAILLSEGPLLTVRDFPQLMGSSLMNVPNIIEGNMQEDKEQDSIQFLNTDGHVRTFAEMEHDIIEKAVKHYKGHMSEIARRLHIGRSTLYRKMEELKAIRNQDQK from the coding sequence ATGGTTGGTCCCATTCTTGTTGCGAGTGAAGATTATGGAAGGCGTATAGAGCTTTCTGCTATGCTCCGAGGTTTTGGTTACCGTGTCATTGAAGCAGAAAATGGCCTCCGTACAATTGATCTTTTACACAGACGTAAAAACATTGTGCTTGCACTCCTTGATGTTGTTATGAGTGATTTGAGTGTAAGTGATTTGATTAAAATGATTAGAGTTGCTGGTGTTTCTGTTCCTATTGTTGTGATAGCACAACAAGAGAATCAGGATTTACTTCAGAAAGCTTTAACAGCTGGAGCTATTGACTATTGGATTCATCCAGTAACATTATTACGTGTAAGAGTTACTTTAGATATTCTTGCCCTTATTTCTGCTTTAGAGCATGAGGTTCGAGATATTCGGCGAAAGAAAGAGAATCATTTATGTTTTTCGGACCTTTGCATAAAAAGTAAAACGATGCAGATCGTTTTAGAGCAATCCAGAACAGCAGCAACGACTTCACAGAATCTTTTGATAGAGGGTGAAATTGGAACAGGTCGTGAGACTTTAGCTCGGATTATTCATCATGAAGGTTTATTCTCAAAGGGTGATTTTATTCGTTTTCAATGTTCAGCGATTGTTGATCCAGAAGAAGAAAATCAGCATTGGTTTAAAGAATTTCTCCCCCTCGTTTCTTCACTTAAAAATGGGACACTTTGCCTTTGTGATATTGATCGGCTTGAACCCATACAGCAAAAACGGTTTGCTCATTATCTTAAAGAAAGGGAAAAGGATACAAAAGGAGAACTTTTTCCTTTTCGGATCATTGCTATTTCAACATCGCGTTTAAAGGATTTGGTTAAAGAGAACTGTTTTTTGCATAGTTTGTTTGAGCAATTTTCTCATCTATCAATTAGCGTTCCCGCTTTACGAGAATTAAGGGATGACTTTCCAGAGATTACACAACGCTTGATCGATCGCATCATAACAGAAACAGGACGATCACATGTCCATGGTTTAGCAGGGTCAGCTCTTTCCTTGCTTATGCAGTATGATTGGCCTGGCAATAGAAATGAGCTTGAAAATTTTCTATTTCGTGCGATTTTACTCAGTGAAGGACCGTTATTAACTGTTCGAGATTTTCCCCAATTAATGGGAAGTTCATTAATGAATGTTCCAAATATCATTGAGGGTAATATGCAAGAAGATAAAGAGCAAGATTCTATACAATTTTTGAATACTGATGGGCATGTGCGTACTTTTGCAGAGATGGAACATGATATTATTGAGAAAGCGGTTAAACATTATAAGGGACATATGAGTGAAATTGCGCGCCGCCTTCATATTGGTCGCTCTACACTTTATAGAAAAATGGAAGAATTAAAAGCGATAAGAAATCAAGATCAAAAGTAA
- a CDS encoding RsmB/NOP family class I SAM-dependent RNA methyltransferase: MRLGGRLQAAIDVLKEIEMRHRPVGEALKDWGLSHRFAGASDRAAIGTIVYDVLRRRYSLQWRMESDEIRDIVFATLLDTGKMTLEQIDSTLEGDRFAPQLLGDKQRKSWQKRQLVDAPDYIRGDIPQWCQAHLYPLFGDNWIVEAAALATRPSLDLRVNSLKATPEKVLKELSKTKLQSFSWFRQALRVAPIEKFDRHPNVQVEPAFQKGHFEIQDLGSQIVAHLVEAKESMQVLDYCAGAGGKTLALASDMNNRGQIYAYDSDKARLAPIFDRLRRAGIRNVQTRVQKEELKSLIGQMDRVLLDAPCSGTGTWRRRPDAKWRLTLEQVKQRQTEQRAILNAAIDYLKPNGRLVYITCSLFADENEEQISHFLQQHAHFSPIDMQTLWQTHFSSPPVQPVFSNYGLTLSPATTQTDGFFLSILQKKH; encoded by the coding sequence ATGCGATTAGGTGGGCGTTTGCAAGCAGCAATAGATGTTCTCAAAGAGATAGAAATGAGGCATCGTCCCGTAGGAGAAGCTTTAAAGGATTGGGGGCTTTCTCATCGCTTTGCTGGAGCAAGTGATCGTGCCGCCATTGGTACAATCGTTTATGATGTTTTAAGACGACGATATTCTTTACAATGGCGTATGGAGAGTGATGAGATTCGGGATATTGTTTTTGCTACCTTATTAGATACAGGAAAAATGACGCTGGAGCAAATTGATAGTACATTAGAAGGAGATCGGTTTGCACCGCAGTTATTAGGGGATAAACAGCGCAAATCTTGGCAAAAGCGGCAACTAGTGGATGCACCGGACTATATTCGTGGTGATATTCCTCAATGGTGCCAAGCACATCTTTATCCTTTATTTGGTGATAACTGGATCGTGGAAGCTGCTGCGCTAGCAACGCGTCCCTCTTTAGACCTACGGGTCAATAGCCTAAAGGCAACGCCAGAAAAAGTGCTGAAAGAGCTATCAAAAACTAAACTTCAATCGTTTTCATGGTTTCGGCAAGCCTTAAGAGTTGCGCCGATTGAAAAATTTGATCGCCATCCCAATGTTCAAGTGGAACCAGCTTTTCAAAAAGGGCACTTTGAAATACAGGATTTAGGGTCTCAAATTGTTGCTCATCTTGTGGAAGCTAAAGAAAGCATGCAGGTGTTAGATTATTGCGCCGGTGCTGGTGGTAAAACATTAGCTTTAGCTTCCGATATGAACAATCGTGGGCAAATTTATGCTTATGATTCTGATAAGGCACGCCTAGCGCCTATTTTTGATCGTCTTCGACGCGCTGGTATTCGTAATGTACAAACACGAGTACAAAAAGAAGAATTGAAGTCTTTAATAGGCCAGATGGATAGAGTTTTGTTAGATGCACCCTGTAGTGGGACAGGAACATGGCGTCGTCGTCCAGATGCGAAATGGCGCTTAACATTAGAGCAGGTAAAACAACGCCAAACAGAACAGAGGGCGATTTTGAATGCGGCGATAGATTATCTTAAGCCAAATGGGCGCTTAGTCTATATTACCTGTTCTCTTTTTGCAGATGAAAATGAGGAACAAATTTCCCATTTTCTTCAACAACATGCTCATTTTTCTCCAATAGATATGCAGACACTTTGGCAGACACATTTTAGTTCTCCGCCTGTACAACCAGTCTTTTCCAATTATGGACTGACGTTATCACCTGCAACAACACAGACAGATGGGTTCTTTTTATCTATCTTGCAAAAAAAACATTGA